The following are from one region of the Marinomonas sp. CT5 genome:
- a CDS encoding Lrp/AsnC family transcriptional regulator codes for MADHYDQKILALLVDDARLSVSDISRQVNLSRSAVTERIRRMEDNKTITGYHAHTSVSKEEGVSAYIALTFRPLSCEQVLPLISSIPEVKLAHSISGDLDLLLLVQTSSMDRLNEIREKMETWPNLHKVVTHMCLAKRLDRW; via the coding sequence GTGGCGGATCATTATGATCAAAAAATATTGGCTTTACTGGTAGATGATGCTCGACTTTCTGTCTCAGATATCAGTCGCCAGGTTAATTTATCTCGTTCTGCGGTGACTGAGCGCATTCGTCGTATGGAAGATAACAAAACGATTACGGGGTATCATGCACACACTTCCGTTTCAAAAGAAGAAGGTGTGAGTGCCTATATTGCTTTGACCTTTAGGCCTTTATCTTGTGAACAGGTATTGCCCTTGATTAGTAGTATTCCAGAAGTGAAACTGGCCCACTCGATTAGTGGAGATCTTGATTTGCTGTTATTGGTTCAGACTTCTTCAATGGACAGGTTGAATGAAATACGGGAAAAAATGGAGACTTGGCCAAATCTACATAAAGTGGTGACACATATGTGTCTTGCTAAACGCCTAGATCGCTGGTGA
- the yjeH gene encoding L-methionine/branched-chain amino acid transporter produces MTQYQKTLGPLQGIAMTVTTFIGTGLMILPAMSVAEAGSFAFYAWLITAAMIIPIAFVFALLGSKYPSAGGASHYLGRAFGSRYEKAVGWLFLSILLVGPAVAIKVAAAYLTIIFQTSDQWILAFSLLTLAGMLFFAIVGMKTSAKFQTGVVIVMIIAIVWLCLIGDISDTGPIIESPTTMVEWQQTLYATGVIFWCFLGIEVMAHMGAEFKNPTRDFPIALLGGITIVILAYLSLVLLIAWHHTYGDEVTNSQSLALLVSKLIGETSSRFFALGAYIIAFANVAIYILGFSRMVQSMAQQGALPKTFIGLNKNGAPDKAVFLVGFITLLSIVLSEVSGWKMSWFIEMTNGSFLLIYTLTCIAAFKLVNRAAQLLAAIALISCGLMVFFIGQSMLFAVIAFCLALSYEYLRTPKRPIKGPKLHVQ; encoded by the coding sequence ATGACTCAATACCAAAAAACTCTCGGCCCTCTCCAAGGTATCGCCATGACAGTAACCACCTTTATTGGAACTGGCCTAATGATATTACCAGCTATGTCTGTTGCAGAAGCAGGCTCTTTTGCTTTCTATGCTTGGCTAATTACCGCCGCTATGATTATTCCTATAGCCTTTGTATTTGCTTTACTTGGATCAAAGTACCCTTCTGCTGGCGGAGCATCTCACTATCTAGGTCGAGCTTTTGGCTCGCGATATGAAAAAGCCGTTGGATGGTTATTTTTAAGCATATTATTAGTAGGTCCTGCCGTCGCCATTAAAGTTGCAGCAGCCTATTTAACCATTATATTTCAAACGTCTGATCAATGGATTCTCGCTTTTAGCCTCTTAACCCTAGCTGGCATGCTTTTCTTTGCTATTGTTGGTATGAAAACCTCTGCTAAATTCCAAACAGGTGTCGTTATAGTGATGATTATTGCCATTGTATGGCTTTGCTTGATTGGTGATATTTCAGACACTGGTCCAATTATTGAATCTCCAACAACCATGGTTGAGTGGCAACAAACACTGTATGCCACAGGCGTTATATTCTGGTGCTTTTTAGGGATTGAAGTCATGGCTCATATGGGGGCCGAATTCAAAAACCCAACCAGAGATTTTCCAATCGCATTACTAGGTGGCATCACCATCGTTATTCTTGCCTACTTAAGCTTAGTCCTGCTCATTGCTTGGCATCATACATATGGCGATGAAGTGACAAACAGCCAATCCCTAGCATTGTTAGTGAGTAAGCTAATAGGCGAAACCAGTAGTCGATTTTTTGCACTTGGAGCTTATATTATCGCCTTCGCTAACGTCGCCATTTACATTTTAGGTTTCTCTCGCATGGTGCAATCTATGGCCCAACAAGGAGCCTTACCTAAAACCTTTATCGGACTGAATAAAAATGGCGCCCCAGATAAAGCCGTGTTTTTAGTGGGGTTTATTACCCTCCTTTCCATCGTGCTTTCCGAAGTGTCGGGCTGGAAAATGTCTTGGTTCATTGAAATGACCAATGGCAGTTTTTTATTGATTTATACTTTAACCTGCATTGCCGCTTTTAAATTAGTCAATCGGGCCGCCCAGTTATTGGCCGCTATAGCCCTAATTAGCTGTGGCTTGATGGTATTTTTTATTGGCCAAAGCATGTTATTCGCAGTTATCGCTTTTTGCCTAGCACTCAGCTACGAATATTTACGCACACCAAAAAGACCAATCAAAGGACCGAAACTTCATGTACAATAA
- a CDS encoding chloride channel protein, which translates to MAFFYAVIYLPSRYWIGEDFDSFESLPVEWRVGLVLAGSVVLAIIFSLLPSRLHKVGVPYVVERLNYHNGNLPIWNAVVQFFSAAIGLISGLSIGKEGPAVHLGATLGGYLAEKAKLPQYGVETLLACGVAGAISAVFQTPLAGVLFAFEVIFLEYRQQYVLPVLLSSVIATLISHNLIGPLDVFSIESISSVSLSLDLFYACFALVAFIVFLSALFLHTQKSLWRLSGLSVWARFLFVALVTSVLAIYLPEVLGSGYLSLTRLLSGDLIVYSLFLLIIVKTVLTAFTIGLGIPGGMIGPTFIIGGLAGIQVALIFDNNEADMVLFALLGMAAMMAACFQAPLTALVAIIEMTHSSSVIVPALFVVVLACLLMRVFFHQESVFVERLSYMGMSSTVSPFQRYLRHHTVKPVAEDVLFLPQYVPIEQVKDLASSMIDYVVFKIGNEHHLVRRVAILDALSKLDQGPQLWLAAEGDSVKMDLSLALESTFVPVIDEPSSLEQMLGWFQKHGLPEVLVTVTASSFSLVSRNRLDQFLLKSDQ; encoded by the coding sequence ATGGCGTTTTTTTATGCTGTTATCTATTTGCCTTCACGATATTGGATTGGTGAAGACTTTGACTCTTTTGAATCCTTGCCAGTTGAATGGCGTGTTGGTTTAGTGTTGGCTGGTAGTGTTGTTTTAGCAATAATTTTTAGTCTGCTGCCGTCTAGGCTCCATAAGGTTGGGGTACCTTATGTGGTGGAGAGACTGAATTATCACAATGGTAATCTGCCTATTTGGAATGCTGTTGTACAGTTCTTCTCAGCCGCAATCGGTTTAATCAGTGGGCTTTCTATTGGTAAAGAAGGACCAGCAGTACACCTTGGAGCCACTCTCGGAGGCTATTTAGCAGAAAAGGCTAAATTGCCTCAATATGGTGTTGAAACATTGTTGGCTTGTGGTGTCGCCGGGGCTATTTCTGCGGTGTTTCAAACACCTTTAGCTGGTGTTTTGTTTGCTTTTGAGGTGATTTTTTTAGAATACAGGCAGCAGTATGTTTTGCCTGTTTTGCTCTCTTCGGTTATTGCGACTTTGATAAGTCATAACCTGATTGGCCCTTTAGATGTTTTTAGTATTGAAAGTATTTCGTCGGTTTCTCTTTCTCTGGATCTTTTTTATGCCTGCTTTGCTTTGGTCGCATTTATTGTTTTTTTATCAGCTTTGTTTTTGCATACACAAAAAAGCCTTTGGCGTTTGAGTGGGTTGTCCGTTTGGGCGCGTTTTTTATTCGTTGCGCTGGTGACATCTGTGTTAGCAATTTACTTGCCTGAAGTGTTAGGTAGTGGGTACTTATCTCTTACTCGCTTGTTATCTGGTGATTTGATCGTCTATTCATTGTTCTTGTTGATCATTGTAAAAACAGTTTTGACAGCCTTTACTATTGGCTTAGGAATACCTGGAGGTATGATCGGACCTACTTTTATTATTGGTGGCTTGGCAGGTATTCAGGTGGCATTAATATTTGATAACAATGAAGCGGACATGGTTCTATTTGCTTTGTTAGGTATGGCTGCCATGATGGCAGCTTGCTTTCAGGCACCTCTAACAGCACTGGTGGCTATTATAGAAATGACCCATTCTTCCTCAGTGATTGTTCCAGCATTATTTGTGGTTGTATTGGCCTGTTTGTTGATGAGAGTTTTTTTTCATCAAGAATCTGTTTTTGTTGAACGGTTGAGTTATATGGGGATGTCTTCGACGGTAAGCCCATTTCAGCGTTATTTACGACATCATACGGTCAAACCTGTTGCTGAAGATGTTTTGTTCCTTCCCCAATATGTGCCCATTGAGCAGGTAAAAGATTTAGCGTCGAGTATGATAGACTACGTTGTATTCAAGATAGGTAATGAACATCATCTTGTTCGGCGGGTGGCTATATTGGATGCGTTGAGTAAGTTAGATCAGGGGCCTCAATTATGGTTGGCTGCAGAGGGGGACAGTGTGAAGATGGATTTATCTTTAGCTTTAGAGTCTACGTTTGTCCCGGTGATTGATGAACCTTCTTCGCTAGAACAAATGCTTGGTTGGTTTCAAAAGCATGGCTTGCCAGAAGTTTTGGTGACGGTAACGGCTTCTTCGTTTAGTTTGGTTTCTCGTAACCGTCTTGATCAATTTTTGTTAAAAAGTGATCAATAG